From a region of the Triticum aestivum cultivar Chinese Spring chromosome 7D, IWGSC CS RefSeq v2.1, whole genome shotgun sequence genome:
- the LOC123171405 gene encoding two-component response regulator ORR24-like yields MGGDQRHMMEGAAEDKIPEGLRVLAVDDDCVCLKVLENLLRGCRYHPTTVTDAKAALKILRAGKEKFDLVITDVRMQDMDGFKLLERIRLEMDLPVISTLTAEFEVLVLLLCV; encoded by the exons ATGGGTGGGGACCAAAGGCACATGATGGAGGGTGCGGCGGAGGACAAGATCCCGGAGGGGTTACGAGTCCTCGCCGTGGACGACGACTGCGTCTGCCTCAAGGTGCTAGAGAACCTCTTGCGCGGCTGCAGATACCACC CAACGACGGTGACGGATGCCAAGGCGGCGCTGAAGATTCTCAGGGCGGGGAAGGAGAAGTTCGACCTGGTCATCACCGACGTTCGGATGCAGGACATGGATGGCTTCAAGCTCCTCGAGCGCATCCGCCTCGAGATGGATCTGCCCGTCATCAGTACACTCACTGCTGAATTCGAAGTCCTAGTTTTACTTTTGTGTGTATGA